The genomic segment TTTGAGCATTAAGAGTTTATGTAACAACTGCCACGCTGCTGCTAACAAGATTAAGGCCGTACATATGCAAGAAGACATATACCGAAGACAAAAACAAGCTGTGAGCCATCATTGAAATCTAGTAGAAGAGAGATAGACCAAGGTGCTGGTGCACAAGATAAATAAAAGTATAAAAATCCATAGTAAGAACTCCTGCATTCCAGTCTTAAATTTCGGTTTTGTCATAGTTCTATTACCTGAAAAGCTAATGCTGAACTGCCAAAAGGCTTAGTCGCCCCATTTGAGGTAGTCGCTGATTACCGACAAGAATAGCTGGTGGCCATCAACGAGAGACTGATCGCGCATACTCCTGACAAGCGGCGAGCGCAATCAGTGCTTCGTCGCCGTCACCGGTGATGGCAATAATTCGTTGAGCATGCGCCGGGTCAAGTCGGCCGCGCGCTCCTCCATGAACCACGCCGCTGGCGCCGGGGGTGGCAGGCACTGAACTGCAATTGTCTGGATCCGTGGCGTCGAGAAGGACTGACAACCGCAAATCAGAAGTGGCAAGACGATCGCGCAGGCGAGCCTGGTCTTTTTGTGCATTGGTCAAAACCTCGTGATGAGTTTGGTCGCTGGCTGCCAGGCGCTGCTCGAGTGCGAGGCGCTTGTCTTGCTCAGCCTGCTGTTGGGTGGCGGTGGTCATGGCCAACTGGTTGAGCGCTTCGGCGTGTAGCCGGGCCTGTTCGGCGAACTGCTTGCCGTGGCGCCAGTCCTGGACCTGCCATGCGGCGCCGGCGGCAGCCAGCGCCAAAGCAAGTGCGGCGATCAGCTTCCACGGTAATGGCGTCACGACAGGGCCCTCCGCACACCTTCGGACAACACCGAATCCGGATAGGCATACCCGGCGTTTTCGTGATGGATGATTGCTTTGACAAAGCCCCCCATCACCACCGGGATAGCCAGATCAATCTCAGCACCAGGTTGGGTGCCGGTGTTCGCTTCGACGGCGCGCACGTAAGCGGCAGTGTCGTTCTCTATCGAGGGCGCCCAGCGGCTGATAATCGCCTTCACCGTCTTCAGCCCGTGCTTGCGCTGGTACGTCAGCAGCAACTTGCCCAGGGCTCGGATACCGTTCTCGGGTACGTCAAATCTGGCAAAGCGTTTCTCGATAGCAGGGTCTGGCTTGAGCTGGCCCTGCCACTGATTGGCCGGGCTGTAGTCAATGTTTCCGGGGTTGCGGTTGCGGACTCCGCGCGTCTCGGTTGTGGGCATCACTTTTCTCCAGGCAAAAAATACCCGCTCGATGGCGGGTGCGTTGTGCGAGTTCGACGCGCTACATCAAATCGGCAGCGTGAACTTCAGGGTCGGCGGCGATCACCGGAACGTCCGGCTCGGCCGGCCATACCGGTGCGGCGTACCAGGTCGGTTGGGCGGTGACCTTGCCCAGGGCAAACTTGTAGGCCTTCCAGGCTTTCAGGCTCATCAGCAACGAGGCCTGCTCCACCTCATCCTCTTCAGTCGCCTCACCGGCATCGATGCCGTAACCCAGGGTGTCGACACGATCCTGAATACGGGCAATCTGCGCCACGGCCCTGGCGTTCTTGGCAGCCAGCTCTGTTCTGGCCTCGGCCAGTCGCGCCGCTGCCGTCGCTTCCGCCTTCATTTCGGCCGTCACCAGCAGCGCCCAGTCGATTGCGCCGGCACGTCCCTGCACCGGTGCCCACTCCGGTGCCGGCGTATCGATCGGCGATGGCGGAAGCATTACGGCGCCATCGGGCACATTTTCCAGAGGCGCCGGAAAAGCCTGCTCTTGGGTGTAGTTCGCCGGGATCGGCAGGAACATGGCCAACCTGATTTCCCCGTCCACCTTATCGATGTCGCCCATGAACCACCTGCTGGTGACCGCACCGCCTGGCAGCGTGCCGCCGTCGGCGAGCCGGGTGAAATCAAATACCTCACCATTCACCGTCAGCACGTCGCCACGCTTCTCGATTCGCAAAACATCATCGCATCGCGTCGGCCATAATTTGATCCGCATCAGAACCACCTCCCTATACACAAAATTTTCAAATTACCGATGCTTTGCCCGACCGGGCCGTTCCTGTACGCGAACGACATACTGGTTTGCGATACCGCGTACGCGCCGACCACGCCGGACGTATCGTAGGTTGCGGAGGGGGCGGC from the Pseudomonas sp. N3-W genome contains:
- a CDS encoding lysis protein, which translates into the protein MTPLPWKLIAALALALAAAGAAWQVQDWRHGKQFAEQARLHAEALNQLAMTTATQQQAEQDKRLALEQRLAASDQTHHEVLTNAQKDQARLRDRLATSDLRLSVLLDATDPDNCSSVPATPGASGVVHGGARGRLDPAHAQRIIAITGDGDEALIALAACQEYARSVSR
- a CDS encoding phage tail protein, which encodes MKAEATAAARLAEARTELAAKNARAVAQIARIQDRVDTLGYGIDAGEATEEDEVEQASLLMSLKAWKAYKFALGKVTAQPTWYAAPVWPAEPDVPVIAADPEVHAADLM
- a CDS encoding structural protein, which produces MPTTETRGVRNRNPGNIDYSPANQWQGQLKPDPAIEKRFARFDVPENGIRALGKLLLTYQRKHGLKTVKAIISRWAPSIENDTAAYVRAVEANTGTQPGAEIDLAIPVVMGGFVKAIIHHENAGYAYPDSVLSEGVRRALS